Proteins encoded in a region of the Haloglomus salinum genome:
- a CDS encoding Fic family protein: MEDDGLPTPDEILAVHEQLEEAYDLKHRGLMKAAPRLKLEREVLAPAREYENPHYRAAALRWELISLHLFEDGNKRTAWTVAVEYLSRHGIDTDHLGDETATVVRRSGLFSVEELATWLETGEIDTSRLPED, from the coding sequence ATGGAGGATGACGGGCTCCCCACGCCGGACGAGATTCTCGCCGTGCACGAGCAGCTCGAGGAAGCGTACGACCTGAAGCATCGCGGACTGATGAAGGCTGCTCCGCGACTGAAACTCGAACGCGAGGTCCTGGCGCCGGCCCGGGAGTACGAGAACCCCCACTACCGTGCCGCTGCCCTGCGCTGGGAACTGATCAGTCTCCATCTGTTCGAGGACGGCAACAAGCGGACGGCATGGACCGTGGCAGTGGAGTACCTGTCCCGCCACGGAATCGATACGGATCACCTGGGAGACGAGACGGCGACGGTCGTCCGACGAAGCGGGCTCTTCAGCGTGGAAGAGCTGGCGACGTGGCTGGAAACGGGCGAGATCGACACTTCCAGGCTGCCGGAGGATTAA
- a CDS encoding GDP-mannose 4,6-dehydratase yields the protein MGRRVAGDPLLVVRFLHGTPERLRALPERAVRNRLEERLEEAHRPRLLGGKRVQVVAPRQTDSAYAGVIPIFLEQARNDEPLTVDGDGSQTRDFVHIDDVVQANLLAATTDAVGEGYNIGTGTETSVLDLAETIQQATTTESKIVHTEPRTADIDHSVADISKARERLGYEPRMSLREGIDALQKTTRSTELD from the coding sequence GTGGGGCGCCGGGTCGCGGGTGATCCCCTGCTGGTCGTACGCTTCCTGCACGGCACGCCGGAGCGTCTGCGAGCGCTGCCCGAGCGGGCTGTTCGCAACCGACTCGAAGAACGCCTCGAAGAAGCCCATCGCCCGCGTCTGCTGGGCGGCAAGCGGGTCCAGGTCGTCGCCCCCCGACAGACCGACAGCGCGTACGCGGGCGTCATCCCCATCTTCCTCGAACAGGCCCGGAACGACGAACCGCTCACCGTCGATGGCGACGGCTCGCAGACCCGCGACTTCGTCCACATCGACGATGTCGTCCAGGCCAACCTCCTGGCCGCCACCACCGACGCCGTCGGCGAGGGGTACAACATCGGCACGGGCACGGAAACCTCCGTCCTCGACCTCGCCGAGACCATCCAGCAGGCCACGACCACCGAGTCGAAAATCGTCCATACCGAACCGCGAACGGCCGACATCGACCACAGCGTCGCGGACATCTCGAAAGCTCGCGAGCGCCTAGGGTACGAGCCACGGATGTCGCTACGAGAGGGCATCGACGCGTTGCAGAAAACCACCCGAAGCACAGAGCTGGATTGA
- a CDS encoding UPF0175 family protein — MATLEIDEEVYEALKLPEGERSDVMKLELAVSLYARDILSFGKARALAGLSNQEFQRLLGEREIPRHYGEEEPAEDIEYAG, encoded by the coding sequence ATGGCGACCCTCGAGATCGACGAGGAGGTGTACGAGGCGCTCAAGCTTCCCGAGGGGGAGCGCTCCGATGTGATGAAGCTGGAGCTGGCGGTGTCGCTGTACGCGCGGGACATCCTCTCGTTCGGGAAGGCACGGGCCCTGGCCGGACTGTCGAACCAGGAGTTCCAGCGGCTGCTCGGCGAGCGCGAGATCCCGCGCCACTACGGCGAGGAGGAACCCGCCGAGGATATCGAGTATGCCGGATGA
- a CDS encoding phage NrS-1 polymerase family protein, with protein sequence MTETGYPQPTADEIPDTMTSREQWLCWREEERDGKPTKVPINPADGKWASTTDPETWSTFDIAYEFATEWDYGLGFVFTEIDPLVGIDLDDCRDADNGRPTPVAKEIVGALDSYTEVSPSGTGYHVILQGRLPSDRNRRGKVEMYEKKRFFTVTGDHVEGTPRSAKERHEELDEVYDEHIGVETTAGGNEHASGQSSQSALSDSELIRRAGAAKNGEKFQRLWQGQTTGYASQSEADMALCCLLAFWTGGDTKRMDSLFRGSGLMRDKWDEQHYADGSTYGEVTVKRAVDVTDEFYEPASGDGAASAGSRPSSRPAQQRGQRAYDAERIRLLEQRVQELEALLGLKEERIQMLEAEMEDGEPAISEPAGDQVVGESDSVSQDSNSFLRRLFG encoded by the coding sequence ATGACTGAGACTGGCTACCCACAGCCGACGGCGGACGAGATACCGGATACCATGACCTCCCGTGAGCAGTGGCTCTGCTGGCGGGAAGAAGAGCGGGACGGCAAGCCGACGAAGGTGCCGATCAATCCTGCGGATGGAAAGTGGGCGTCGACGACGGACCCGGAGACATGGAGCACGTTCGACATCGCGTACGAGTTCGCGACCGAGTGGGACTACGGGCTCGGGTTCGTCTTCACCGAGATCGACCCACTCGTCGGTATCGATCTGGACGACTGCCGTGATGCCGACAATGGGCGGCCAACCCCGGTCGCGAAAGAGATCGTCGGTGCGCTCGATTCGTACACCGAGGTCTCACCCAGCGGAACGGGGTATCACGTCATCCTGCAGGGGCGGCTTCCGAGCGACCGGAACCGTCGTGGGAAGGTCGAGATGTACGAGAAGAAGCGCTTCTTCACCGTGACCGGCGACCACGTCGAGGGGACGCCCAGGTCGGCGAAAGAGCGGCACGAGGAACTCGACGAGGTATACGATGAACACATCGGCGTGGAGACGACGGCAGGCGGGAACGAGCACGCCTCTGGACAGTCGTCACAGTCTGCACTCTCGGATTCGGAACTCATCCGACGGGCGGGCGCCGCGAAGAACGGCGAGAAGTTCCAGCGACTCTGGCAAGGACAGACGACTGGCTACGCGAGTCAGTCGGAGGCCGATATGGCGCTCTGCTGTCTGCTTGCCTTCTGGACCGGTGGCGATACGAAACGGATGGACTCGCTGTTTCGGGGCTCGGGGCTGATGCGAGACAAATGGGACGAACAGCACTACGCTGATGGCTCGACGTACGGTGAGGTGACCGTCAAGCGGGCTGTGGATGTGACGGACGAGTTCTACGAACCCGCGAGTGGGGACGGAGCTGCGTCTGCTGGTTCGCGACCGTCATCCCGTCCGGCCCAACAGCGCGGGCAGCGAGCCTACGATGCGGAGCGGATTCGATTACTGGAACAGCGAGTGCAGGAACTGGAGGCGCTGCTCGGGCTGAAAGAGGAACGGATCCAGATGCTCGAAGCAGAGATGGAAGATGGTGAGCCCGCGATCTCGGAGCCGGCTGGCGATCAGGTGGTGGGGGAGTCCGATTCGGTCTCCCAGGACTCGAATTCGTTCCTGCGGCGGCTCTTCGGATGA
- a CDS encoding helix-turn-helix domain-containing protein, with amino-acid sequence MDPTAAKIVLAARRGDSVNKIANKVDVSYSWVYDWVERLEAENIISNTDNGVRILDHELRQQYAEMMASLYSRDTISQEDAYVIPHLAGIEFAYTEIDAAYVWTEGGYQVARSHDDYPVFIVVHDRDIERWIAFFQQFGIPATIDERPDASDVSGNVHYVIIPRTEGIDVEWVGGNPVIPLEEAVELMTENRPAYEPALEMISEMYDMDIDANHHQPRTAD; translated from the coding sequence ATGGATCCCACCGCTGCGAAAATTGTCTTAGCGGCTAGACGCGGCGATTCAGTCAATAAAATCGCCAATAAGGTGGACGTGTCGTACTCGTGGGTGTACGACTGGGTGGAGCGATTAGAAGCCGAAAATATTATCTCTAATACCGATAACGGAGTCCGGATTCTCGACCACGAATTACGCCAGCAGTACGCCGAGATGATGGCTTCGTTGTATAGTCGCGACACCATCTCGCAAGAGGACGCGTACGTGATTCCGCACCTTGCCGGGATAGAGTTCGCCTACACGGAGATCGACGCAGCGTACGTCTGGACGGAAGGTGGGTACCAGGTCGCTCGGAGTCACGATGATTACCCAGTGTTCATCGTGGTCCACGACCGAGACATCGAGCGGTGGATTGCCTTCTTTCAACAGTTCGGCATTCCGGCCACAATCGACGAGCGCCCCGACGCGAGCGATGTCTCGGGCAACGTGCATTACGTCATAATCCCCCGAACGGAGGGCATCGATGTCGAGTGGGTCGGAGGAAATCCGGTCATCCCGTTGGAGGAGGCGGTCGAACTGATGACAGAGAACCGACCGGCCTACGAGCCCGCCTTAGAGATGATATCCGAGATGTACGACATGGATATTGACGCCAATCACCATCAGCCACGGACGGCCGATTAA
- a CDS encoding VirB4 family type IV secretion system protein: MIRRLIGRWRHTDQRDDTEPASDAEAESAGVDPEEADPRQGSAPLDLSLPGAAHQSVLAPSTITERANGVETGRAWTQSLWVAGYPDGPSDGCLEGLYATSDTRRTDISIHLDPRETHSTLDSLENRIEDLQADLDYLTDKQRAGARGVQKDLEDYQALYDVLRNTPTRAFDASMFLTVRGEDREAVEHDVDSVRKAARRAPANLTPVTPRWAQPATLTSCSPVAVDQLAESMETTTPMLAGAAGALFPFVAGALAEPGIEYGTYALNESPLILDRFERSTGYCMMTIGKLGAGKSFGTKLQLVRRAMYDEDTVIVMLDPMGGFAGVSQALGGERITVGGRRGLNPLELKPTPDDVLRSVPDLDPWAQQIAWVMTFFGTFFEHVANNPLGERKQTLRRAVQEAYERRGITRDPSTHDRESPTITDVIAVLETLLEDPRAFGYETGGEQDSVRADAQSLLKDLRPSFRADGDLAHLAQPTAFDLDSKVVYLDLRQEEGSRGRSETSLMMQVLFNAVYERAKATEKRVLFVIDEAHYLMSDATSLGFLETAVRHSRHYDLSLHFVTQTGGEFTLTPEARTIANLCSMTVIHRVNEEAEQLAEWFGLSEREVAWVRTAKAGNDEDGYSEALLGVDEEGWFPIRVRASPYEAQVIDGYVAESRSEVDADSEAIAESGLSIGEEVADD; this comes from the coding sequence ATGATTCGGCGGCTCATCGGTCGCTGGCGACACACCGACCAGAGGGACGATACCGAGCCGGCGTCGGATGCCGAGGCAGAGAGCGCTGGGGTCGACCCGGAAGAGGCGGACCCACGTCAAGGGTCGGCACCACTCGACCTCTCACTGCCGGGTGCTGCACACCAGTCGGTGCTTGCACCGTCGACGATCACCGAGCGAGCCAACGGTGTCGAGACGGGCCGCGCGTGGACGCAGTCGCTCTGGGTCGCGGGCTATCCGGACGGGCCCAGTGACGGCTGCCTCGAAGGGCTGTACGCGACGAGCGATACGCGCCGCACGGACATCTCCATCCATCTCGACCCTCGGGAGACGCACTCGACGCTCGACTCGCTGGAGAACCGTATCGAGGACCTCCAGGCAGACCTCGATTACCTCACCGACAAGCAGCGAGCGGGTGCGCGAGGCGTTCAGAAAGATCTGGAGGATTACCAGGCGCTGTACGATGTACTCCGGAACACGCCCACGCGGGCGTTCGACGCCTCGATGTTCCTGACGGTCCGCGGCGAGGACCGCGAGGCCGTCGAGCACGACGTTGACTCGGTTCGGAAGGCCGCGCGTCGGGCGCCCGCGAACCTGACACCCGTGACGCCGCGCTGGGCCCAGCCCGCGACGCTCACCTCGTGCAGTCCGGTCGCAGTCGACCAGCTCGCCGAGTCGATGGAGACGACTACCCCGATGCTTGCTGGTGCGGCGGGTGCGCTGTTCCCGTTCGTCGCAGGTGCGCTTGCCGAGCCGGGTATCGAGTACGGGACGTATGCGCTCAACGAGAGCCCGCTCATCCTCGACCGGTTCGAGCGGTCGACGGGCTACTGCATGATGACCATCGGAAAGCTCGGAGCGGGCAAGTCGTTCGGGACGAAACTCCAACTCGTCCGTCGCGCGATGTACGACGAGGATACAGTCATCGTGATGCTCGACCCGATGGGCGGCTTCGCGGGCGTGAGTCAGGCACTCGGTGGTGAGCGAATCACGGTCGGCGGGCGGCGCGGGCTGAACCCACTCGAACTGAAGCCCACACCAGACGACGTCCTTCGGAGCGTTCCCGACCTCGACCCGTGGGCCCAGCAGATCGCCTGGGTGATGACCTTCTTCGGGACATTCTTCGAGCACGTCGCGAACAACCCGCTCGGCGAGCGCAAGCAGACGCTTCGCCGCGCGGTGCAGGAGGCATACGAGCGCCGGGGTATCACCCGCGACCCGAGCACGCACGACCGCGAGTCGCCTACCATCACGGATGTCATCGCCGTGCTGGAGACGCTGCTTGAGGACCCGCGAGCGTTCGGCTACGAGACCGGAGGCGAGCAGGATAGCGTCCGCGCGGATGCCCAGTCGCTGCTGAAGGACCTCCGACCCTCGTTCCGGGCCGATGGCGACCTCGCCCATCTCGCCCAGCCGACGGCGTTCGACCTCGATTCGAAGGTCGTCTATCTCGATCTACGGCAGGAGGAGGGCAGCCGTGGCCGCTCGGAGACGAGCCTGATGATGCAGGTACTGTTCAACGCGGTCTACGAGCGGGCGAAGGCGACCGAGAAGCGCGTGCTGTTCGTCATCGACGAGGCGCACTACCTCATGTCAGATGCGACCTCGCTCGGCTTTCTGGAGACCGCGGTGCGCCACAGCCGACACTACGATCTCTCGTTGCACTTCGTCACGCAAACGGGGGGCGAGTTCACGCTCACGCCGGAAGCCCGGACCATCGCGAACCTCTGCTCGATGACCGTGATACATCGGGTGAACGAGGAGGCCGAGCAACTCGCCGAGTGGTTCGGGTTGAGCGAGCGGGAGGTCGCATGGGTTCGGACCGCGAAGGCGGGCAACGACGAGGACGGCTACTCGGAGGCGTTGCTGGGAGTGGACGAGGAGGGCTGGTTCCCGATTCGCGTCCGGGCGAGTCCGTACGAGGCGCAGGTCATCGACGGGTACGTCGCGGAATCACGTTCCGAGGTCGATGCGGACTCCGAGGCGATAGCCGAGAGCGGTCTGTCCATCGGCGAGGAGGTGGCCGATGACTGA
- a CDS encoding Cdc6/Cdc18 family protein gives MYQRFHENLSARVRSTLAETEIHFAPHDAAELRAILEQRATEAFESGALSDDVIPLTAALVASNTGSARRAIDILRTAGEMAQKADTDQVAEEHVRVAQEEVEEAIIKSELTSFSSHALLSLYAVAVLEMDESVDEVRTKTVAQLYRRFCEAVEMEARTTRTVQNHLSEMALMGFLTSTERNEGKGGGKFLVHELSVDPQAVKSAIGEVDRFEGLVE, from the coding sequence ATGTATCAGAGATTCCATGAGAACCTCTCGGCACGGGTCCGCTCGACGCTGGCCGAGACGGAGATTCATTTCGCCCCCCACGACGCGGCCGAGCTCCGAGCGATTCTCGAGCAGCGGGCCACCGAGGCATTCGAGTCGGGAGCGCTCAGCGACGACGTGATTCCGCTGACGGCAGCCCTCGTGGCATCGAACACCGGGTCGGCGCGGCGAGCGATAGACATCCTTCGGACGGCTGGGGAAATGGCTCAGAAGGCAGACACCGACCAGGTGGCCGAGGAGCACGTCCGTGTCGCCCAGGAGGAGGTTGAGGAAGCAATCATCAAGTCGGAGTTGACCTCGTTCTCGAGTCATGCGCTGCTTTCTCTGTACGCGGTGGCGGTCCTCGAGATGGACGAGTCGGTCGATGAAGTCCGGACGAAGACCGTCGCGCAACTGTATCGGCGGTTCTGTGAGGCCGTCGAGATGGAGGCACGAACGACACGGACTGTCCAGAACCACCTTTCCGAGATGGCTTTGATGGGATTCCTGACCTCGACTGAGCGCAACGAGGGCAAGGGCGGTGGGAAGTTCCTCGTCCACGAACTGTCGGTCGATCCGCAGGCGGTGAAGTCGGCCATCGGCGAGGTCGATCGGTTCGAGGGGCTCGTCGAGTGA
- a CDS encoding Fic family protein → MPAGKLPDRAPGTYVEYHPNPYYLPDSLPVEPALTISDEVHDQKADAAYRIGRVDGISSTVDFSAVLYTSLIRIEAVESARIEGADVEFQDLEAYHTQHPTEEPDAPIERDLKEALNYETALTYGLNHIEKGETITLSFIKELHSMLLADVRNEGDIVGDFRDHMVHLPSPQSGQRPFVPPSPEQLDGLMKSLESYLQMGGQYHPLVDAAVIHYFFETVHPFSDGNGRLGRLLIILYLTGEGYLESPYIYPSAYFNRRKIEYVERMRAVSEEGAWEAWFEFFLEGLRSQAEQSYSRTHQLRKLQQRYESQYPGNTATDRFARQLLQYPYFSAPDLVNYLDVSRRTAYKVVDALESDGLIEEVTGKERGKEYKAVDVFDILQ, encoded by the coding sequence ATGCCCGCGGGAAAACTACCGGATCGCGCCCCAGGGACATACGTCGAATACCATCCGAATCCGTACTACTTGCCGGACTCGCTCCCGGTAGAGCCCGCGCTCACGATTTCCGACGAAGTGCACGATCAGAAAGCAGATGCCGCCTATCGAATCGGCCGCGTCGATGGAATCAGCTCGACTGTCGACTTCTCGGCAGTACTCTACACGTCGCTCATTCGGATTGAAGCGGTCGAATCCGCGAGAATCGAGGGCGCAGATGTCGAGTTTCAAGATCTCGAGGCATACCACACACAGCACCCGACCGAGGAACCGGACGCGCCAATCGAGAGAGATCTGAAGGAGGCGCTCAACTACGAAACGGCGCTCACCTATGGGCTCAACCACATCGAGAAGGGCGAGACGATTACGCTCTCGTTCATCAAGGAACTACATTCGATGCTGCTTGCCGACGTTCGGAACGAGGGCGATATCGTCGGTGACTTCCGTGACCATATGGTCCATCTCCCGAGTCCGCAGTCAGGACAGCGTCCATTCGTCCCACCATCGCCGGAGCAACTGGACGGGCTTATGAAATCGCTCGAGTCGTATCTCCAGATGGGCGGTCAGTATCATCCACTTGTCGACGCTGCGGTCATCCACTACTTCTTCGAGACGGTGCATCCGTTTTCGGACGGGAACGGTCGGCTGGGGCGGCTGCTCATCATTCTGTATCTGACGGGTGAGGGCTATCTCGAGAGCCCCTACATCTACCCGAGTGCGTACTTCAACCGCCGCAAGATCGAATACGTCGAGCGGATGCGTGCAGTGAGTGAGGAGGGGGCGTGGGAGGCCTGGTTCGAGTTCTTCTTGGAGGGGCTTCGGAGTCAAGCCGAGCAGTCGTACAGTCGGACTCATCAACTCCGGAAACTTCAACAGCGATACGAGAGCCAGTATCCAGGGAACACGGCTACGGACCGGTTCGCTCGTCAGTTGCTCCAGTATCCGTATTTCAGTGCTCCTGACCTCGTCAACTATCTCGATGTCTCCCGTCGAACTGCCTACAAGGTCGTCGACGCGCTCGAGTCGGACGGGCTCATCGAGGAGGTAACCGGAAAGGAACGCGGGAAGGAGTACAAAGCGGTCGACGTGTTCGATATTCTCCAATAG
- a CDS encoding transposase: protein MSETVTKTLQATLATPTTGKEQRLQRLLDTYRDALHEAFDNRADTMSAVNDVVTPYELPYQAKDALKSYVPKLRDTYNAEELDDEHPLRLVNRAAKFDYSEEREHGFVWQVPQPGRGTNFWIPLRINPEHESLWFDLLSEDAEAGELRLQRHRTSWRLHVTVEYLVEEPTESDDPTHIGFDVGESALITGCALKRDVPRKPMLVNGSRARHLRKEMFTTLRRLQQRDAAEWRVDERFDHYQNALTDIVEKASRQAVEYAQQFENPVIVLEDLSYIRERLDYGKWMNRRLHSWAFARIQGRIEDKATEAGIQVEYVNAAYTSQTCHACKRLGRRGQQAEFVCPHDDCHVTEFQADINAAANIAGRVDPWGESVPWKPERDDSPQDGSGRDTATVHRETSETPSQMTLSAYSD from the coding sequence GTGTCCGAGACGGTGACGAAGACGCTACAGGCCACGCTCGCAACGCCCACCACGGGCAAAGAGCAACGCCTACAGCGGCTCTTGGACACCTACCGCGACGCACTCCACGAAGCCTTCGACAACAGGGCAGACACGATGTCTGCCGTTAACGACGTTGTGACGCCCTACGAACTGCCATATCAGGCCAAAGACGCGCTCAAGTCCTACGTCCCGAAACTCCGAGACACGTACAACGCCGAGGAGTTAGACGACGAGCATCCGCTTCGACTCGTCAATCGGGCCGCGAAATTCGACTACTCGGAGGAACGCGAACACGGCTTCGTATGGCAAGTCCCGCAACCCGGTCGCGGGACGAACTTCTGGATTCCACTCCGTATCAACCCGGAACATGAATCTCTGTGGTTCGACCTACTCTCCGAAGACGCGGAGGCGGGCGAGTTGCGCCTACAGCGACACCGCACGTCGTGGAGGTTGCACGTCACCGTCGAATACCTGGTCGAAGAACCGACCGAATCGGACGACCCGACGCACATCGGTTTCGACGTAGGCGAGAGCGCGTTGATAACGGGCTGTGCCCTCAAACGCGACGTACCACGGAAGCCGATGCTCGTCAACGGCAGTCGAGCGCGACACCTCCGCAAAGAGATGTTCACCACACTCCGCCGTCTCCAACAGCGGGACGCCGCCGAATGGCGGGTGGACGAAAGATTCGACCACTACCAGAATGCCTTGACGGATATTGTCGAGAAAGCGTCTCGGCAGGCCGTCGAATACGCCCAGCAGTTCGAGAATCCGGTTATCGTTCTCGAAGACCTCTCGTACATCCGGGAACGACTGGACTACGGGAAGTGGATGAACCGACGACTCCACTCTTGGGCGTTCGCCCGGATACAGGGCAGAATCGAAGACAAGGCAACCGAGGCGGGGATTCAAGTCGAGTACGTCAACGCGGCGTACACCTCGCAGACGTGCCACGCCTGCAAGCGTCTCGGTCGTCGGGGTCAGCAAGCGGAGTTCGTGTGTCCACACGACGACTGCCACGTAACGGAGTTCCAAGCAGATATTAACGCGGCGGCGAACATCGCCGGTCGCGTAGACCCGTGGGGAGAGAGCGTTCCTTGGAAACCGGAACGCGATGACTCGCCACAGGACGGGAGCGGTCGTGACACCGCCACAGTCCACCGGGAGACGAGCGAGACACCCTCGCAGATGACGCTCTCGGCCTACTCGGACTGA
- a CDS encoding Cdc6/Cdc18 family protein translates to MEDSLFDRGDRLLANPAPLDVYRHPDEARSPVAREPQIRQLEALYAPLREGECTGLNVVAYGPPDSAAVGKTTSVREVLYSIDDAEIIEVPINHQQNDRQTVISVLDQLREARGGDDTRKSTEKTVALFDAAIGELAASDRPTHLVFDCCTSGAPLSAPDSDLDEMDPLPAIWEFLARSKRARLDGGRTGAPDAYDVTVILTDETQFDECGLFGDYVDATVYFDGYDADDLEEILSDRAEDAFVDGAVDTETIRHCAESTLPYAANAPRVLRLLREAWHCAEREDADAVRMEHVDAVTERWDLHELRAVVDGSTPRTQLLLWILATRQKKRGGPVRTAEIQSHRKTLETDLEGDSWSDAYVRERLKELEARWPFLEREQIAGGRGEGVYYEYQLQPDCMAALEAIETYLSDHLRKSVTSADSSGIPVDGGSDSATASTGPESAPSGTEHAEERKQESTTEQGRPEEGDETRSVRDHLEIQHALVQLGRAHQHDVFVARNDRSESIDGTTLGEGCVDTLPLRGLPEKAAELIEYIDVIWLDGDSIVKMFEVENSTQIYSGLLRMADFAASVPNLMVDLYVVVPESRAETAEQHLSRPSFQQLLHEPEHITVDSKTFAEIRRLHDSSCEGDTDFLR, encoded by the coding sequence ATGGAGGATTCACTCTTCGATCGGGGCGACCGTTTACTTGCTAATCCCGCCCCGCTTGACGTGTACCGCCATCCCGATGAAGCGCGTTCCCCGGTCGCTCGCGAGCCCCAGATCCGCCAGTTGGAGGCACTGTATGCTCCACTTCGAGAGGGGGAATGCACCGGGTTGAATGTGGTCGCGTACGGCCCCCCAGACTCCGCCGCGGTTGGCAAGACCACCTCAGTGCGAGAGGTGCTCTATTCGATTGACGATGCCGAAATCATCGAGGTTCCGATCAACCATCAGCAGAACGATCGCCAAACCGTAATCAGCGTGCTGGATCAGCTACGAGAGGCACGCGGCGGTGACGATACCAGAAAGTCCACAGAGAAGACAGTGGCCCTGTTCGATGCTGCTATCGGCGAGTTGGCGGCGAGTGACAGGCCGACACATCTCGTGTTCGATTGCTGTACCTCCGGAGCCCCGCTTTCTGCCCCCGATTCCGACCTCGATGAGATGGATCCCCTTCCAGCGATCTGGGAATTCCTGGCTCGAAGTAAGCGGGCTCGACTCGACGGAGGTCGCACTGGTGCACCAGACGCGTACGATGTCACCGTCATCCTAACGGACGAAACCCAGTTCGACGAGTGCGGCCTCTTTGGGGACTACGTCGATGCGACAGTCTATTTCGACGGCTACGACGCGGACGACCTCGAGGAGATCCTCTCGGACCGTGCAGAGGACGCATTCGTCGATGGAGCCGTCGATACGGAGACGATTCGGCACTGTGCTGAGTCGACGCTCCCGTACGCCGCCAATGCGCCGCGGGTCCTCCGCCTCCTCAGAGAGGCTTGGCACTGTGCCGAGCGGGAGGATGCCGACGCCGTGCGCATGGAGCATGTCGATGCAGTCACTGAGCGGTGGGACCTGCACGAACTCCGGGCAGTTGTCGACGGGAGTACTCCCCGGACGCAGCTTCTCTTGTGGATACTCGCTACCCGTCAGAAGAAGCGTGGAGGCCCAGTTCGAACCGCCGAGATTCAGTCACATCGGAAGACGCTTGAAACAGACCTGGAGGGCGATTCCTGGTCCGACGCATACGTCCGGGAACGACTCAAAGAACTCGAAGCACGGTGGCCATTCCTTGAACGTGAGCAGATCGCTGGCGGCCGAGGGGAGGGGGTCTACTACGAGTACCAGCTGCAGCCGGACTGCATGGCCGCTCTGGAGGCAATCGAGACGTACCTGAGCGACCACCTCCGGAAATCCGTTACCAGCGCCGATTCCTCGGGGATTCCCGTCGACGGAGGTTCTGATTCAGCGACGGCATCTACTGGTCCAGAGTCAGCGCCATCTGGTACTGAACACGCGGAGGAACGGAAGCAGGAATCGACAACCGAACAAGGTCGGCCCGAAGAGGGGGATGAAACCCGTTCGGTACGAGACCACCTGGAAATCCAGCACGCACTCGTCCAACTCGGACGGGCTCATCAGCACGACGTATTCGTCGCTCGAAACGACCGCAGTGAGTCGATCGACGGTACGACGCTCGGCGAAGGTTGTGTCGACACCCTCCCGCTTCGAGGACTGCCGGAAAAGGCGGCCGAACTTATCGAGTATATCGACGTCATCTGGTTGGACGGCGATTCCATCGTCAAGATGTTCGAAGTCGAGAACTCGACGCAGATCTATTCTGGACTCCTCCGGATGGCCGATTTCGCGGCCAGTGTGCCGAATCTCATGGTCGACCTCTATGTCGTCGTTCCGGAGAGCAGAGCGGAGACGGCTGAACAGCATCTGTCCCGACCGTCGTTTCAGCAACTGCTCCACGAACCGGAGCACATCACGGTCGACTCCAAAACGTTCGCCGAGATTCGACGGCTCCACGATTCGTCGTGCGAGGGTGACACCGACTTCCTTCGGTAG
- a CDS encoding DUF3368 domain-containing protein encodes MPDDRLVVADTSPLLNLALIDRLDLLETQFSGVTVPEQVWTELSEGDEGLARLRELRESGFLTLVPVDRSDFFIEIVTELDLGETAAICHAVEEGADLLLIDERDGRRVARRHEYT; translated from the coding sequence ATGCCGGATGATCGGCTCGTGGTCGCCGATACCTCGCCGCTTCTGAACCTCGCCCTCATCGATCGCCTCGATCTTCTCGAGACACAGTTTTCCGGTGTTACCGTCCCCGAACAGGTCTGGACGGAGCTTTCGGAAGGCGATGAGGGATTGGCCAGACTTCGAGAGTTGCGTGAGTCCGGATTCCTGACTCTGGTCCCGGTTGACCGGTCCGACTTCTTCATCGAGATCGTCACCGAACTCGACCTCGGGGAAACAGCCGCGATCTGCCATGCTGTCGAGGAAGGGGCGGACCTGCTCTTGATCGACGAGCGAGACGGTCGCCGTGTTGCACGACGACATGAGTATACCTGA